One window of the Chryseotalea sp. WA131a genome contains the following:
- a CDS encoding response regulator transcription factor, with the protein MTKILIVEDEPAMQLGLKDNLELESYSVELASDGEEGLFKIKANPYDLVLLDVMMPKLSGFDVCKAVRAAGIEVPIILLTARGEEIDKVLGLELGADDYITKPFSVRELLARVKAHLRRSKSEPMKESEGISIGRIKIDFAAFRAEENGAEIKLSHKEFEILSYLYQNRNQVVSRYDLLEKVWGYDEQPTTRTVDNFMVRLRQKVETNPNQPKVILTVHGTGYKLIL; encoded by the coding sequence ATGACAAAAATATTAATCGTTGAAGACGAACCCGCCATGCAACTGGGGTTGAAAGATAACTTAGAACTGGAATCGTATTCTGTGGAGTTGGCCAGTGATGGCGAGGAAGGTTTATTCAAAATAAAAGCAAATCCATACGACTTGGTATTATTGGACGTAATGATGCCCAAGCTTTCAGGTTTTGATGTGTGCAAGGCCGTACGCGCAGCGGGCATTGAAGTGCCAATTATTCTGCTCACTGCGCGTGGGGAAGAAATCGACAAAGTATTGGGTTTGGAATTGGGTGCAGATGACTACATCACCAAACCTTTTAGCGTGCGCGAACTATTGGCGCGCGTGAAAGCGCACTTGCGTAGAAGTAAATCCGAACCGATGAAAGAATCAGAAGGAATATCGATTGGAAGAATCAAAATTGACTTTGCTGCCTTTCGCGCAGAAGAAAATGGCGCTGAAATAAAGTTGTCGCACAAAGAGTTTGAGATACTCTCCTATCTATACCAAAATAGAAATCAAGTAGTTAGTCGTTACGACTTGCTAGAAAAAGTATGGGGTTACGATGAGCAACCCACCACCCGCACGGTTGATAATTTCATGGTGCGTCTTCGCCAAAAAGTTGAAACCAATCCCAATCAGCCCAAGGTTATTTTGACCGTGCATGGGACGGGGTATAAGTTAATTCTGTGA
- a CDS encoding beta galactosidase jelly roll domain-containing protein has translation MKKISLFLLLSVFTFSSFAQVIKLRGEWKFRIGDKSMWSNPKYDDSDWDNIIAPAAWEEEGFNGYDGFAWYRKKFDGTTLEKGESYYLNLGYIDDCDEVYVNGTLIGVSGTMPPKFKTAFNSERKYTLPSEVINFAGDNIIAVRVFDVTLGGGIIDGDLGIYRSAKNRMLVDLSGLWQFAKTRNEKPLDGDAEWTKMMVPSAWEHQGYYKYDGYAWYRKTFTLPANFSEKDEEIVLMLGKIDDFDKTYLNGKLIGKTNDGEDYGESRSFEKRRVYTIPDGLLKKGSANVIEVLVEDMGNVGGIYEGPIGITTRTAYQRYFKNSEPSLWRNE, from the coding sequence GTGAAAAAAATTTCTCTCTTCCTTCTCCTTTCTGTTTTTACATTTTCCAGCTTCGCACAGGTGATTAAATTAAGAGGCGAATGGAAATTTCGTATTGGCGACAAATCGATGTGGTCGAACCCAAAGTATGATGATTCGGATTGGGATAACATCATCGCTCCAGCGGCTTGGGAAGAAGAAGGGTTTAACGGATACGATGGTTTTGCATGGTACCGCAAAAAGTTTGATGGCACTACCTTAGAGAAGGGAGAAAGCTATTACCTAAACCTCGGCTACATTGATGATTGCGATGAAGTCTATGTAAATGGAACATTGATTGGAGTGTCGGGCACAATGCCTCCAAAATTCAAAACCGCCTTTAACAGCGAACGAAAATATACACTGCCTTCAGAAGTAATCAACTTTGCAGGCGACAACATAATTGCTGTTCGGGTATTTGATGTTACCCTCGGTGGCGGAATCATTGATGGTGATTTGGGAATTTATCGTTCAGCTAAAAACAGAATGCTCGTAGATTTATCGGGGTTATGGCAATTTGCCAAAACACGAAATGAAAAACCACTCGATGGAGACGCTGAATGGACCAAGATGATGGTTCCGTCTGCCTGGGAACATCAAGGTTACTATAAATACGATGGCTATGCGTGGTACCGAAAAACGTTTACCCTACCAGCCAATTTCTCTGAGAAAGACGAAGAAATTGTATTGATGCTTGGCAAAATAGATGATTTTGATAAAACCTATTTGAATGGAAAACTCATTGGCAAAACGAATGATGGCGAAGATTATGGAGAGAGCCGTTCGTTTGAAAAGAGACGTGTGTACACCATTCCAGATGGGTTACTTAAAAAAGGTTCTGCTAATGTAATAGAAGTATTGGTGGAAGACATGGGTAATGTTGGCGGCATCTATGAAGGGCCAATTGGCATTACTACACGCACGGCTTATCAACGCTATTTTAAAAATTCAGAGCCTTCGCTTTGGAGGAATGAATGA
- a CDS encoding four helix bundle protein: MEYAIGFRDLEVYKLSRQLSKDIFNVTKKFPKEEMYSLTDQVRRSSRSVGAQIAESWGKRRYEKHFISKLTDADGEQLETQHWIEVALDCGYISNEVAANFLKQYTSIGNMLNSMILKSASFCKPKTKDPK; encoded by the coding sequence ATGGAATATGCAATAGGATTTAGGGACTTGGAAGTCTATAAGCTTTCTCGCCAATTATCAAAGGATATTTTTAATGTAACAAAGAAGTTTCCAAAAGAGGAAATGTATTCTCTTACTGATCAGGTGAGGAGGTCATCCCGTTCTGTTGGAGCACAGATCGCTGAATCATGGGGAAAAAGAAGATATGAAAAACATTTTATCAGCAAACTTACCGATGCAGATGGTGAACAGTTGGAAACCCAGCACTGGATTGAAGTTGCGTTAGACTGTGGCTATATTTCAAATGAAGTAGCCGCTAACTTCTTGAAACAATATACTTCTATTGGCAATATGTTAAATTCTATGATTCTTAAGTCAGCCTCTTTTTGCAAACCAAAAACCAAAGATCCCAAATAA